The following proteins come from a genomic window of Ananas comosus cultivar F153 unplaced genomic scaffold, ASM154086v1, whole genome shotgun sequence:
- the LOC109706156 gene encoding uncharacterized protein LOC109706156: MVSHPQAMGGPLHRRGRTPPRLRRPPPNTAVVGSRDRRPTSSASASSTRTSSSCAASAAPPRLGATPTVASSSPSPSSPTPAIHAYRAQIEAEPTNICGGILYFLFASPSPRSCTWPSSSPLTSRCISRTTSGSLIPHDEDDSMLQQPATGETRRLHRVSRVFDAAGLCVKAHYAKLCQALAGSAAVNLPKSLVEASVQAVALKTEHAQAVAAPAAEKVLQNVLQSCHDSYGSAADALQNALRLVRDGGRPADINNELSAASTDSFDEFPDVDGSTLANMQTNLSRLVSNSLNLTTVNFKIFYLKIKSDYHRYLAEFKAGAKRKEAAENTLAAYKAVQDITLTELAPTNHAYQLFDEMPKM, encoded by the exons ATGGTCAGCCACCCGCAAGCCATGGGAGGTCCCCTGCACCGCCGAGGCCGCACGCCTCCTCGCCTGCGGCGTCCCCCCCCCAACACCGCCGTCGTCGGTAGCCGTGATAGGCGACCCACGAGTtcggcctccgcctcctcgaCGCGCACCTCGTCTTCGTGCGCCGCGTCAGCGGCACCGCCGCGTTTGGGCGCAACGCCGACCGTGGCCTCGTCCTCACCCTCACCTTCATCGCCTACGCCCGCCATCCACGCCTACCGCGCCCAGATCGAGGCCGAGCCCACCAACATCTGTGGCGGCATCCTCTACTTCCTCTTTGCCTCTCCCTCTCCACGTTCTTGTACATGGCCCTCCTCGTCACCGCTCACCAG CCGTTGCATCTCGCGCACCACCAGTGGATCCTTGATCCCCCACGACGAAGACGATAGCATGTTGCAGCAGCCAGCTACGGGCGAGACGCGGCGGCTACACCGCGTGAGCCGCGTTTTCGACGCCGCGGGGCTCTGCGTGAAGGCGCACTATGCGAAGCTCTGCCAGGCGCTGGCAGGGTCGGCGGCGGTCAACTTGCCGAAATCGTTAGTGGAGGCATCGGTCCAGGCTGTAGCGCTCAAGACGGAGCACGCGCAGGCAGTGGCGGCCCCAGCTGCCGAGAAGGTACTGCAGAACGTCCTGCAGTCGTGCCACGACAGCTATGGATCGGCGGCGGACGCGCTGCAGAATGCACTGCGATTGGTGCGCGACGGTGGACGGCCCGCGGACATCAACAACGAGCTCTCGGCCGCCAGCACAGACTCGTTCGACGAGTTCCCGGACGTCGACGGCTCGACCCTCGCAAACATGCAGACCAATCTCAGCAGGCTCGTCAGCAACAGCCTCAACCTCACTACCGTCAACTTCAAGATCTTCTATCTCAAGATAAAGAGCGATTACCACCGCTACCTAGCCGAGTTCAAGGCCGGGGCCAAGCGCAAGGAGGCCGCCGAGAACACCCTCGCCGCCTACAAGGCCGTTCAGGATATTACTCTGACGGAGTTGGCACCGACGAATCATGCATACcaattgtttgatgaaatgcctaAGATGTAA
- the LOC109706155 gene encoding uncharacterized protein LOC109706155, with product MENFVDWFQLYVMNSDDGKDDRFTEKIKWLAHGPNNLCRSFWGYIINGTKFRTKYYESNMKTQNSGVSVETEEGLTYYGILSDIIELNYYDKLRFILFKCDWADVTSNKGHKIDEFGLVLVNFSYLIHTGAKSNDEPFILASQAKQVYYIEDQRNKDWFTVVKAKPRDVFDIGSHETCEDNENSHCDNLPYNIDITSMLESLNENLDWTRNDADGTTISEAPSHENLPLE from the exons atgGAGAACTTTGTTGATTGGTTTCAATTGTAC GTTATGAACTCCGATGATGGAAAGGATGACCGGTTCACGGAGAAGATAAAATGGTTGGCTCATGGGCCAAACAATTTGTGTAGAAGCTTTTGGGGATATATTATAAATGGCACCAAATTTCGCACCAAATATTATGAAAGTAATATGAAGACTCAAAATAGTGGAGTTTCAGTGGAAACTGAAGAAGGCTTAACTTACTATGGTATTTTAAGCGATATAATTGAGTTGAACTATTATGATAAATTgcgatttattttattcaagtgcGACTGGGCTGATGTTACATCAAATAAGGGGCACAAGATAGATGAATTTGGATTAGTTCTCGTAAATTTTTCATACTTGATCCATACAGGCGCAAAATCGAATGATGAACCTTTTATTTTGGCATCTCAGGCaaagcaagtatactatatagaAGATCAAAGAAACAAAGATTGGTTTACTGTTGTAAAAGCTAAGCCTAGGGATGTGTTTGATATTGGTAGTCATGAAACTTGTGAAGATAATGAGAATAGTCATTGTGATAATCTACCATATAATATCGATATAACAAGTATGCTGGAAAGCTTGAATGAAAATCTAGACTGGACTAGAAATGATGCGGATGGAACCACAATTAGTGAAGCACCTTCTCATGAAAACCTACCGTTAGAATAG